A genomic window from Populus nigra chromosome 7, ddPopNigr1.1, whole genome shotgun sequence includes:
- the LOC133699780 gene encoding 3-hydroxy-3-methylglutaryl-coenzyme A reductase 1-like, with product MEGTRRRSTKSIHDHKLVDHDESSAVIGPKASDALPLPLYITNALFFTVFFSVVYFLLTRWREKIRNSTPLHLLTLSEIAAIFAFITSFIYMLGFFGIDFVQSLILRPSPDVWAAHDDEEDEEDLLKEDACIVPCGQALDCTAPPPQKLTVDPIVVVPSPPLKPKAVDEVPFPTTLTEEDEELINSVVAGKIPSYSLESKLGDCKRAAAIRREALQRITSKSLSGLPLEGFDYESILGQCCEMPVGYVQIPVGIAGPLLLDGKEYSVPMATTEGCLVASTNRGCKAIHMCGGATSVLLRDAMTRAPVVRFGTAKRAAQLKLYLEDPANFEAVSTAFNKSSRFGRLQNIKCALAGKNLYMRFSCSTGDAMGMNMVSKGVQNVLDFVQNDFPDMDVLGISGNYCSDKKPAAVNWIEGRGKSVVCEAIIKGDVVRKVLKTNVNTLVELNMLKNLTGSAMAGALGGFNAHASNIVSAIYIATGQDPAQNVESSHCITMMEPLNGGEDLHVSVTMPSIEVGTVGGGTQLASQSACLNLLGVKGACKETPGANARLLASIVAGSVLAGELSLMSAIAAGQLVQSHMQYNRANKDVAKVSS from the exons ATGGAGGGGACTCGCCGGCGATCGACCAAATCCATTCATGATCACAAATTAGTTGATCACGACGAAAGCAGTGCAGTGATTGGCCCAAAAGCATCCGATGCTTTACCCCTTCCTTTATATATAACCAATGCTCTCTTCTTCACCGTATTCTTTTCCGTTGTTTATTTCTTGCTTACTCGCTGGCGGGAGAAGATTCGCAATTCCACTCCTCTTCATCTTCTCACTCTCTCTGAAATCGCCGCTATTTTTGCCTTTATTACTTCTTTCATTTATATGCTTGGTTTCTTCGGCATCGACTTCGTTCAGTCCCTTATTCTCCGTCCTTCTCCTGATGTCTGGGCTGCCCACGATGACgaggaagatgaagaagatcttcTCAAAGAAGATGCCTGTATAGTTCCCTGCGGACAGGCTCTTGATTGCACTGCGCCACCACCGCAAAAACTCACTGTGGACCCGATTGTTGTTGTGCCTTCTCCTCCGCTCAAGCCCAAGGCGGTCGATGAAGTCCCATTTCCAACCACTTTAactgaagaagatgaagaacttATCAACTCCGTGGTGGCTGGAAAAATTCCATCTTATTCACTCGAGTCTAAATTGGGGGATTGCAAGCGTGCTGCGGCAATAAGGCGTGAGGCTTTGCAGAGGATTACTTCCAAGTCTCTGTCAGGGTTACCCCTGGAGGGTTTTGATTACGAGTCGATTTTGGGGCAGTGCTGTGAGATGCCAGTTGGGTACGTGCAGATTCCTGTAGGGATTGCTGGGCCTTTGTTGCTTGATGGGAAGGAGTACTCCGTTCCAATGGCTACAACTGAAGGGTGCTTGGTGGCTAGTACGAATAGGGGTTGTAAGGCAATTCATATGTGTGGTGGTGCTACAAGTGTTTTGTTGAGGGATGCCATGACAAGAGCACCTGTTGTGAGGTTTGGAACTGCTAAAAGAGCTGCTCAATTGAAGCTATACTTGGAGGATCCTGCTAATTTTGAGGCTGTGTCCACAGCTTTTAACAAGTCTAGCAGATTTGGCAGGCTTCAGAATATCAAGTGTGCTCTCGCTGGAAAGAACCTTTACATGAGATTCTCCTGCAGCACTGGTGATGCTATGGGCATGAACATGGTTTCTAAAGGTGTTCAGAATGTCTTGGACTTTGTCCAGAATGATTTCCCTGATATGGATGTTCTTGGCATCTCTG GAAACTACTGTTCTGATAAGAAGCCTGCCGCTGTCAACTGGATTGAAGGAAGAGGCAAGTCAGTGGTGTGTGAGGCAATCATCAAGGGTGATGTGGTGAGGAAAGTCTTGAAGACTAACGTGAATACCTTGGTGGAACTTAATATGCTCAAGAACCTTACTGGTTCTGCCATGGCTGGAGCTCTCGGAGGCTTCAACGCTCATGCCAGTAACATTGTTTCTGCTATCTATATTGCCACTGGCCAAGATCCTGCACAGAACGTGGAGAGTTCTCACTGCATTACTATGATGGAACCTCTTAACGGCGGAGAGGATCTTCATGTCTCAGTCACTATGCCTTCCATTGAG GTTGGTACTGTTGGAGGAGGTACCCAGCTTGCATCTCAATCAGCATGCTTGAACCTGCTCGGAGTGAAGGGTGCTTGCAAAGAGACACCTGGAGCCAACGCAAGGCTGCTAGCCAGCATTGTAGCTGGTTCTGTTCTTGCTGGAGAGCTTTCCCTCATGTCTGCTATTGCAGCTGGACAACTTGTCCAAAGCCACATGCAATATAACCGGGCAAACAAGGATGTTGCCAAGGTTTCTTCATAA